The following proteins are encoded in a genomic region of Oncorhynchus keta strain PuntledgeMale-10-30-2019 chromosome 6, Oket_V2, whole genome shotgun sequence:
- the LOC118385652 gene encoding erythropoietin-like isoform X3, whose product MLFIDYSSAFNIIVPSMLITKLRTLGQNTSLCNWIMDFLMGRPQVVRTEEQALEVQSGMSLFGQALGAVRESVSRVAVQILIDNNKSNIHSLGQVLRSLHIQDLPLPPAPAVGDLVTRKVSSLSELLHVHTNFLRGKVRLLLTNAPACQQNST is encoded by the exons atgctattcattgactacagctcagcgttcaacatcatagtgccctccatgctcatcactaagctaaggaccctgggacagaacacctccctctgcaactggatcatggacttcctgatgggacgcccccaggtggtgagg actgaggagcaggctttGGAGGTCCAGTCGGGGATGTCTCTGTTCGGCCAGGCCCTGGGTGCTGTGAGGGAGTCAGTGAGCCGTGTTGCCGTGCAGATCCTCATCGACAACAACAAGAGCAACATCCACAGCCTGGGCCAGGTGCTGCGCAGCCTCCACATCCAG GACCTGCCCCTTCCTCCAGCACCAGCAGTAGGTGACTTAGTGACTAGGAAGGTGTCGTCCTTATCTGAGCTGCTCCATGTCCACACCAACTTCCTACGAGGGAAGGTTCGCCTGCTGCTCACCAACGCACCTGCCTGTCAACAGAACAGCACTTGA